Genomic DNA from Mauremys mutica isolate MM-2020 ecotype Southern chromosome 13, ASM2049712v1, whole genome shotgun sequence:
AACATTTGAATAGCTTTTTGTATGGATAGATTTTCCTCTCACCTACCCCACATGGACAGGTATGGTGGGTCTAGGTCTCCTCTCACTTGCCCCAGTATATATCAGCAGTAATCCCATTTCAGTCAAGGGGACTGATTCTTCGGAGGCTCACTTTAGTGTTAATACAGAGTgactccactgaggtcagtgggccATATTCTCCTGTCACTCATCctgttgtaaatcaggagtaacaccaTGGAAAGCCATGAGGCTTGATGCTCCACTCACACAACACACTTTGAATTAGGAATAACTAATGAAATCAGTGGGCCCAAATTTATTCTCACTTATGCTGGTGCAAAATCAAGAGAAACTCAAGTGAAGGCACGACACTTATATTAAGATATGAAAAATGTTCACAGAACAAGATGTTAACTCCCCCCTTTATACACCCACACATACaccaaaaaaaccctcacaacTATATGAACTTCAAAGAATTTCTACATTCTGGAATCAAAATGATACATTTCCATTTGTTGACCCCAAACTGAATGTTTTGCATAAATTTGGGTTGGGTAGACATTGTCTTCTGTGTCTCTCAGAGTTGCTGCTGTATCCCATGGGAACTGCAGTTCCAAGTCCCACATGTTTTCATTCTCCTCCATGGGCCTTCCTCtctggccagactacatctcccatggtgcATAGCAGTCTCTCCCTGTGGATGAGCTGCTGCAGTGTATAATGGACATGTGTGGAGCGGGAAATCCATAACTTTACCCTTTGTTCAATGCTCAACAGACATGTGGCCTGGTTCTTTGCTCATTCATCACCTTTTAGGAAGGGCTGAGCATCAGAGCGggtagaaaaaaaaacttccatcaaaacatttttcagtgaataagaGGAAACATTTTCCCCCACAAGAAATTTTGTCCAAATGTTTCCTTGTTTTTCCAGGCAGCTCTAGTTAGCACCTGGCATGACTGGATCATCTACTCAGTGTTGCTTTTCAATTAGAtcaaattttgctttttttttttcaattgtaaTGAGGAAACTAGCTATTATTATGGCTTGTGGGAGAAAGTTCTATTCCATGCTCTGTCTATCTCCATCTATCTGTTTGCAGTAGTTtagtagccgtgttggtcccaggatatgagagatacaagatgggtgaggcaatatctttttttggaccaacttctgctggtggaagggacaagcttttgagcttcacagggctcttcttcaggtctggggaaggaaggaagagtgtctgagctaaatacaagttagGACAGATTTTTAAGCATGAGGGGTTTACACATGCTGTGGGAGACCATTTAACATTGAGTGGGCAATTAAGGATTAACAGGCAGAGGGGTGTATTACAAactgttgtaatgagccataaaaccagtgtctctgtgGAGTCCATGATTTACAGATTTATGaatattgatcattgtagcagtggagatatggctGCCGGGTTTGCATCTGCTCTTCTCGAAGAGTCTGGTGCTGCACTGAGTTGGTGAGTCCTGGTCTGTGGTGAACATTCTTCTGATGATGAtttggagaggctggggggttgtttgaaggccataACAATTGCCCACTTTGTTTTAAGTGGTCTCCCAAAAATGTGTttaccccttatgcttaacagtCTGTCCCAACTCATGTCAGGCACCAGAAATGACAGCAGGGAGCCtatctctcctgtgctctcatagacacccccctcctcaccccactaaGCCAAGACAACATTGGAGGAGGATGCCATTTCAGTGAAACGCATAGGGAAGAAGATCAAGGCCATGGATGAGGGAATGCAGTAGGCAGGGacatggagactgggactgtGGTGTCTGGGAATAGAAACTGGGCCTGGGAGTTGTGGTAGAGTTGGGTCTGGAATGTTGGAGGTGGTGAAGAGAGACTGGTACCATTTTGGAAAAAAGACTGGGTCtgcgaggtgaggggagagactGGGGTTGGTAGCTGGGTGGGGAAGACTGGTTGAAAAtaggaactgggattgggacctGATGAAGGGCAGGAAACAGGTAGATCAGATGAAATGAATGAGGATGTGGGGGCCTGGGACTGACTGGACAAagagtctgggactgggagccagtggggaAGGGGGATAGTGTTCGGTGAGGAGGGAAAACACATCTGATGAGCATCTGGGGTTCAGGGAGAAAACTGGGACTGACTTGGCTAAGAGACTGAGACAAGAGGCCAGAAAATGGGGAGCCTAGAACATGAAGCCTGGTGATGGTGGATGACATCAGAGGAGAAGCCTGGAAGGGAGAAgatttagtagtagtagtaatagcaGTCACATACAAATTAAAGAAATATTCACATATGTTACGTACAAACATGTTTACTGTGTAGGCAGGCATCATTCACCCAGGAATTTATAACAAGGGGCAAACACACTGCTCTACATACACTCATGGAAGTTTCACTGATGCGATGAAATGCAGAGGCATGTGATAAATTAATTTAATATGCAGCACTGGCTCCCTCACCTGCAGTCTGCACCCTCGTCCATCTCCTCTAGATGGTTTTATGTGCAGAGGTTAGGATTTGTAAGGGAGTTCAAGAGCAAACAGCATTACCTTAAAGCACACTAGAAGAGCTCCAGAGATCAATGAATGCACAGCATGTTAATGTGCTTTAGAACTCGCACCTCCCATACTGCAACACCACCACCccacccatgtagacaagccttcagtGAGCCTACTCAATTTCCTTAGGCTCCATGGAAAATCCCATGCATAATCTTTATTCACATGCAGAGTCTGGTGACTTCACTGGGACACATGCATGAATAAGGAAGAACCACAGACCAATcactttgcattttattttaccATAAACATGTTAGCTTGAATATCTGGATTCTGAGAAACCCATGATGTTACTGACAGCTTTCCTCAGGGcctccttgacctctctgtttcCCAGGTTGTAGATGAGTGGGTTGACCAGAGCAGTCAAGACAGTGTAAAAGACAGAGAACACTGTGTACAGGGCTCTTGGTGCATTGGTATCTGTTAGCATATAGACACTTATCAAGGTCCCAAAGTAAATTGTAATCAcagtgaggtgagaggagcaggtggaaaaggccatTTGTTTCCTGGTGCTGGACGGGAGTCTCAGGATGTTGTTGATGATGCAAACATAGGATATCGTGGTTAATACAAAAGGAACCAGGGAAAAGCCTGAGGAGCATATGAAAGCCAGCACCTTCAACCCTCTGAGTTCAGTGCAGCTGATCATAAAAGAAACTTGATTTCATTTTCGCTGCAGAAAGTCAATTGTGTCATTATCACTATGGTGCTAGCCAGAAACCCACTAATCCAATACCCAGCTGCTAAATGTAGACATAACCTACTATTCATGATGGCTGCATAAAATAGCAATTTACATATGGCTAAATACAAATTGTAAACCATCATGGATAAGAGATAACATTCCGTACACACCAGAGAAGCAATAATATAGAACTGAGTGCCGCACCTGTTAACAGAAATAGCTCTATCCTCAGTAAAGAGactggccagcatcctgggcagggatggtggaggtgtagcaggtctccaagaaggtcaagttccccaggaagaagtacatgggggtgtgaaggtgctgatcagccacaactagtgccatgatgaggatgttcccctCCACGGTAACaatgtagatcactagaaacagcaggaagagaaataTCTGCAGCTCTGGGAGATCCCCAAATCCCAGGAGAATGAATTCTGTCACTGTTTGATTTCCCCACTCTGCGAAGTCCATGCACAGTAtgtagaaaaaaataaacaaaacctctGCACTATAAATTTGATGAAGTTAGAATTTTAATAGAGAGTCAATAATTAAACCCATAAATATGCACAACCTCCCCTTTCCCTACTGATCAATAACATGTTTGAGCATTTCATATAtcctctgtgtgtgggggtggggggttgcaatAATTTTTGTGATATAAACATTTATTGAAATAGtttattattttgttatttacCTAAGCAGTTTCAGTAAATGAAAAATTGTGCTAACCAGTTTGAGAATTATTTTGAATACAATTTCActtaaatattgtaaataaaaaccCCTGTAATTAGTAATACATTACAAAGTTTAAtcaaaaaagacaaaaatgggactATTTAAATGTTCAGATTAAAATAATGTCTAGgtttttattatatattattgtaaattttattttttcgTGTTTTCAGCAATTCTATTGAACATAAATAGGAAAGCACAAAGGAGAGAACTTTAGCACCCAGATAATGTTGAGCAGCCCCCTAGACCAATGGGTGGAAATTTGCCACTTTTATTGCAAACACAATTTCCCCATGAAAACTTTTCTCAGAGCCCCCTTCACATCTTTGTTCCTCAGGGTATAGATCATTGGGTTCAACATGGGGGTTACTATGCTGTAAAGCACTGAGATCAGTCTGTCACTGTCCAGCGAGTAGCTGGATATGGGCCTGACGTAGGTGAAGATGGAGCTCCCGTAATACAGCAGGACAATGGTCAGGTGGGACCCGCAGGTGGAGAAAGTTTTGAGCCTCCCTTCTGTGGAACGTATcttcaggatggtggagatgatgtaGACGTAGGACAGGACGATGCACAGGAATGGGATCCACCCAATGAAGACCCCGACGGCAAGAAGGATAATCTCATTGAGGGAGGTGTCTCCACAGGAGAGTTTGAGGAGGGGCGGGATGTCGCAGAAGAAGTAGTTGATCTGGTTGGCCCCGCAGAAGGGCAGCCGAAAGGTGAAAAATGTGTGCACTGCAGAGTTGAGAAAGCCACTGGCCCAAGCGGCACCAGCCAGCTGGAAGCAGAGGGATTTTCTCATGACGACCAAGTAGTGCAAGGGGTTGCATATTGCCACATAGCGGTCATAAGCCATCACCACCAGGAGGATACACTCCGTGCCCACAAAGGCCAGGAAAAAATAGAGCTGGACAATGCATCCTGCATAGCTGATCCTCTTCCTTTCCACCAGCAGGTGCACCAACATCTGGGGGACATTGGTGGTGGTGTAGCAGAGGTCCAGGAAAGAGAGGTTTCccaggaaaaagtacatgggagtgcggagctgggCATCCATGCAGACAATGATGATGATGGAGATGTTCCCCACCAGGGTGCACAGGTAGGTGACCAAGAAGATGCCAAAGAGcaagaactgcagctgctggaggatGGAGAACCCCATGATGATGAACTCAGATGGGGcagtttcatttgccattttcttcACAGCTGAGAGGGATGACTCGAAAgggaataaatttaaaaaatgaggctGAGGTTTCAAAGTAATATAGAGGATTTGGATCCCCTGACCTTGTTACAGTTTATGGGGTATGGGCATCTAAATC
This window encodes:
- the LOC123348645 gene encoding olfactory receptor 5V1-like, whose amino-acid sequence is MANETAPSEFIIMGFSILQQLQFLLFGIFLVTYLCTLVGNISIIIIVCMDAQLRTPMYFFLGNLSFLDLCYTTTNVPQMLVHLLVERKRISYAGCIVQLYFFLAFVGTECILLVVMAYDRYVAICNPLHYLVVMRKSLCFQLAGAAWASGFLNSAVHTFFTFRLPFCGANQINYFFCDIPPLLKLSCGDTSLNEIILLAVGVFIGWIPFLCIVLSYVYIISTILKIRSTEGRLKTFSTCGSHLTIVLLYYGSSIFTYVRPISSYSLDSDRLISVLYSIVTPMLNPMIYTLRNKDVKGALRKVFMGKLCLQ